In a single window of the Nicotiana tomentosiformis chromosome 8, ASM39032v3, whole genome shotgun sequence genome:
- the LOC138896816 gene encoding uncharacterized protein — protein sequence MRVSTPVGDSVVVDHVYCSCVFTIGSLETSADLLFLDMVDFDVILGMDWLTPYHAILDCYAKTVTLSMLGLPQIEWKWTSGHSTSRVISYVKARRMVEKGFLAYLAYIRDPSTEVPSMDLVPVVCEFPDVFPADFPGIPPDKDIDFCIDLASGTLPISISPYRMAPPKLKELKEQLQDLLD from the coding sequence atgcgtgtgtccacaccggtgggagattctgttgtggtagatcatgtctattgtTCGTGTGTatttactattgggagtcttgagactagcgcggatcttctatttcttgatatggtggattttgatgtcatattgggtatggattggttgacaccctatcatgctatattggattgttatgccaaaacggtgaccttaTCCATGCTAGGGTTACCTCAAATAGAGTGGAAATGGActtctggccattctaccagcagggttatctcttacgtgaaagctcggcgtatggtcgagaaggggtttttagcttatttggcctatattcgcgatcccagcacggaagttccttctatggatttagTTCCAGTTGTCtgtgagtttccagatgtatttcctgcagattttccAGGGATtccacccgacaaagatattgacttctgtatcgaTTTGGCTTCAGGCACCCtacccatttctatttcaccataccgtatggctccgccgaaactaaaggaattgaaggagcagttacaagacttacttGACTAG